A single window of Xiphophorus hellerii strain 12219 chromosome 12, Xiphophorus_hellerii-4.1, whole genome shotgun sequence DNA harbors:
- the pmpca gene encoding mitochondrial-processing peptidase subunit alpha — MATHMSRCRTLCRLQRFGIAAYRKYSTGGGYPNISLSTPLPGIPKPVFASVDGQEKYETKITTLENGLKVASQNKFGQFCTVGILINSGSRHEAKYPSGIGHFLEKLAFSSTAQYGSKDEILLTLEKHGGICDCQTSRDTTMYAVSAEVKGLDTVVSLLSDAVLQPRLLDEEVEMIRMAVRFELEDLNMRPDPEPLLTEMIHAAAYRGNTVGLPRFCPAENVDKIDKAVLHSYLRNYYCPERMVLAGVGIEHEQLVDCARKHLLDAKPVWGASLATNVDLSVAQYTGGIVKMEKDMSDVSLGPTPIPELTHIMIGLESCSFLEEDFIPFAVLNMMMGGGGSFSAGGPGKGMFTRLYLNVLNRHHWMYNATSYHHSYEDSGLLCIHASADPRQVREMVEIITREFIQMGGSAGEMELERAKTQLKSMLMMNLESRPVIFEDVGRQVLSTGKRKLPHELCDLISSVTASDIKRVTTKMLRSKPAVAALGDLTELPTYEHIQAALSSKDGRLPRIYRLFR, encoded by the exons ATGGCGACTCACATGTCGAGGTGCAGGACTTTGTGTCGGCTTCAGAG GTTTGGAATTGCAGCCTACAGAAAGTACAGCACAGGTGGAGGATATCCCAATATCTCCCTCTCTACGCCGCTGCCTGGCATCCCAAAGCCAGTGTTCGCATCCGTGGACGGTCAGGAAAAATACGAGACCAAGATCACCACTCTAGAAAACGGCCTCAAAGTTGCTTCTCAAAACAAGTTTGGTCAATTCTGCACGGTTGGAA ttttaataaattctgGATCGAGACATGAAGCAAAATATCCAAGTGGAATTGGGCACTTCTTAGAAAAACTCGCCTTTTCT tCCACAGCTCAGTATGGGAGTAAAGATGAAATCCTTCTCACACTGGAAAAACACGGGGGCATTTGTGACTGCCAAACATCGAG AGACACTACCATGTACGCCGTATctgcagaggtcaaaggtctgGACACTGTGGTCAGTCTGCTATCTGACGCCGTTCTTCAGCCTCGCCTGCTCG ACGAAGAGGTCGAGATGATCAGAATGGCCGTACGCTTTGAGTTGGAAGATTTGAACATGAGGCCGGACCCCGAGCCGCTGCTGACGGAGATGATCCACGCT GCTGCGTATCGCGGGAACACCGTTGGCCTTCCTCGATTCTGTCCTGCAGAGAATGTGGACAAGATAGACAAGGCGGTTCTTCACAGCTATCTGCGTAACTACTACTGCCCGGAGCGCATGGTGCTGGCCGGCGTGGGCATCGAGCACGAGCAGCTAGTCGACTGCGCCCGAAAGCATCTGCTGGACGCGAAGCCCGTGTGGGGAGCGAGTTTAGCCACCAATGTGGATCTCTCTGTAGCGCAGTACACAGGCGGCATCGTAAAG ATGGAGAAGGACATGTCTGACGTGAGTCTCGGTCCGACGCCGATCCCAGAACTCACCCACATCATGATCGGCTTGGAGAGCTGCTCCTTCCTG GAGGAGGATTTCATCCCGTTCGCTGTGTTGAACATGATGATGGGAGGAGGCGGCTCCTTCTCAGCAGGAGGGCCTGGGAAAGGCATGTTCACTCGTTTGTACCTGAACGTTCTCAACAG GCATCACTGGATGTACAACGCCACTTCCTACCATCACAGCTACGAGGACAGCGGGCTGCTCTGCATCCATGCGAGCGCAGATCCCAGACAG GTGCGGGAAATGGTGGAAATTATAACCAGAGAGTTCATCCAGATGGGCGGCAGCGCAGGAGAG ATGGAGTTGGAGCGAGCCAAGACTCAGCTGAAGTCCATGTTGATGATGAATCTGGAGTCCCGGCCCGTTATCTTTGAAGATGTCGGGCGCCAGGTTCTGTCTACAGGAAAGAGAAAGCTGCCTCACGAGCTCTGTGACCTCATaa GCAGCGTGACAGCCAGCGACATAAAGAGAGTGACCACCAAGATGCTGCGGAGTAAACCTGCAGTGGCGGCTCTGGGAGATCTGACGGAGCTACCGACGTACGAACACATCCAGGCGGCGCTGTCCAGCAAAGATGGCCGTCTGCCTCGCATCTACCGCCTCTTTCGATAA
- the inpp5e gene encoding phosphatidylinositol polyphosphate 5-phosphatase type IV — protein sequence MTENGEDCTLNRPCEAPGKGDYGDVESKIPKTPLVDVKSTNKNNDAGQADREIPVYLPRPPSIPKVSKFGKSVSVEDSMRTRKLRSSQESLSDRAETGSSTDSLKDDQISQRNEQNSNSRPQPAFAVGSPVFQDRKSRQPQHEAQPYRQQSVSDDQRGRAAKARLSPVHPTGPLPTLDSNFASATLRAANRIDRDCLDYGMLVKEKSGECLHRNLSDSRLLENMGSDSTSVNSMKSIYSVLSPIRPQDVRNRSFLEGSMLGSGALLGAEELDRHFPDRQVGVYVVTWNMQGEKFLPTNLNDLLLPTDSDFAQDLYVIGVQEGCPDRREWETCLQETLGPHYVMLYTASHGVLYLTVFIRRDLMWFCSEVEHATVTTRIISQIKTKGAVGITFTFFGTSFLFITSHFTSGDTKVYERILDYNKIIEALALPKSLPDTNLYRSSPADVTTRFDQVFWFGDFNFRLGKDRAEIEAIMKRSVGGDMSPLLEHDQLSNQMKDGSIFKGFQEAPVHFFPTYKFDIGCDNYDTTSKQRTPSYTDRVVFRSRQATDIRVLKYNSCSSIKTSDHRPVIAVFQVKLRPGRDNIPLCGGLFDRSLYLEGIKRRMTARELKRREAISSQSSTICAIS from the exons ATGACTGAGAATGGAGAGGACTGTACTCTCAACCGCCCCTGTGAAGCTCCTGGGAAAGGAGACTATGGTGACGTAGAAAGCAAGATTCCCAAAACTCCTTTAGTTGATGTAAAATCTACCAACAAGAACAATGATGCAGGACAGGCAGACAGGGAGATCCCTGTGTATCTGCCTCGCCCTCCATCAATACCCAAAGTCTCAAAGTTTGGCAAAAGTGTGTCTGTGGAGGATAGCATGAGGACCAGGAAACTGAGAAGCAGCCAGGAGAGTCTGAGTGACAGAGCAGAGACGGGTTCCTCCACAGACTCTCTCAAAGATGACCAAATATCTCAGAGAAATGAGCAGAACTCCAATTCCAGACCCCAGCCTGCATTCGCAGTGGGATCTCCGGTCTTCCAGGACAGGAAGAGCCGGCAGCCTCAGCACGAAGCTCAGCCGTACAGGCAGCAGAGCGTCTCGGACGACCAACGGGGGAGAGCCGCCAAGGCGCGGCTGTCTCCAGTGCATCCCACAGGGCCGCTGCCCACTTTGGACAGCAACTTTGCGTCAGCCACTTTACGGGCAGCTAATAGGATTGACAGGGATTGTTTGGATTATGGCATGCTGGTCAAAGAGAAGAGCGGTGAGTGCCTCCACAGGAACCTGAGCGACAGCCGGCTTCTGGAGAACATGGGGTCGGACAGCACCTCGGTAAACTCCATGAAGTCCATCTACAGCGTACTAAGCCCCATCAGACCCCAGGATGTTCGAAACAG gaGTTTCCTGGAGGGGAGCATGCTGGGAAGCGGTGCCTTGCTCGGGGCTGAGGAGCTGGACCGCCACTTCCCCGACAGACAAGTCGGTGTTTACGTCGTCACCTGGAACATGCAGGGAGAGAAG TTCTTACCAACCAACCTGAACGATCTCCTCCTTCCGACGGACTCTGACTTTGCACAGGATTTATACGTCATTGGGGTTCAGGAAGGCTGCCCTGACAG GAGGGAGTGGGAGACCTGTCTTCAGGAAACTCTGGGACCTCACTATGTTATGCTTTACACGGCATCGCATGGCGTTCTCTATCTTACCGTGTTTATCAGGAGAGACCTCATGTGGTTCTGTTCAG AGGTGGAACATGCCACAGTCACGACCAGAATCATCTCTCAGATCAAGACGAAAGGAGCCGTCGGCATCACCTTTACCTTTTTTGGAACTTCCTTTCTCTTCATAACGTCCCACTTCACAT CTGGAGATACCAAAGTTTACGAGAGAATACTCGATTACAACAAGATCATCGAAGCTTTAGCTCTGCCCAAAAGCCTTCCGGACACCAACCTTTATCGCTCCTCGCCAG CCGATGTCACCACAAGGTTCGATCAGGTCTTCTGGTTTGGGGATTTCAACTTCCGGCTCGGTAAAGACCGGGCGGAAATAGAAGCCATCATGAAGCGATCTGTAGGGGGCGATATGAGCCCTCTGCTGGAGCACGACCAGCTGTCAAACCAAATGAAGGACG GTTCGATCTTTAAAGGTTTCCAAGAAGCACCGGTTCACTTCTTCCCAACATATAAATTCGACATCGGCTGTGACAACTACGACACCACCTCCAAGCAGAGAACGCCCTCATACACA GACAGAGTCGTGTTCAGGAGCAGGCAGGCCACCGACATACGAGTGCTGAAATACAACAGCTGCTCCAGCATAAAGACCTCCGACCACCGACCCGTCATCGCCGTCTTTCAGGTCAAACTTAGGCCGGGAAGAGACAA TATTCCTCTGTGTGGAGGACTGTTTGACCGGAGTTTGTACTTGGAGGGCATCAAGCGGAGGATGACGGCCAGAGAGCTGAAGAGGAGGGAGGCCATATCGAGCCAAAGCAGCACCATCTGCGCCATCTCTTAA
- the LOC116730300 gene encoding gamma-crystallin M2-like: protein MTSPGMNMMSRVVFYEDRNFQGRSYECMSDCPDMSSYLSRCHSCRVERGCFMVYDRTNYMGNQYFMRRGEYADYMSMMGMNDGIRSCRMIPMYRGSYRMRIYERENFGGQMYEMMDDCDSIMDRYRMSNCMSCNVMDGHWLMYEQPHFRGRMMYMRPGEYRSFSNMGGSGMRWMSMRRITDSYY from the exons ATGACCTCTCCTGGAATGAACATGATGAGCAGG GTCGTCTTCTACGAGGACCGGAACTTCCAGGGTCGCTCCTATGAGTGCATGAGCGACTGCCCAGACATGTCGTCCTACCTGAGCAGGTGTCACTCCTGCCGGGTGGAGAGAGGCTGCTTCATGGTCTACGACCGCACCAACTACATGGGCAACCAGTACTTCATGAGGAGGGGCGAGTACGCCGACTACATGAGCATGATGGGCATGAACGACGGCATCCGGTCCTGCCGCATGATCCCCATG TACAGAGGATCCTACAGGATGAGGATCTACGAGAGGGAGAACTTCGGGGGTCAGATGTACGAGATGATGGACGACTGCGACAGCATCATGGACCGCTACCGCATGTCCAACTGCATGTCCTGCAACGTGATGGACGGCCACTGGCTGATGTACGAGCAGCCCCATTTCAGAGGCAGGATGATGTACATGAGGCCTGGCGAGTACCGGAGCTTCAGCAACATGGGCGGGAGCGGGATGAGGTGGATGAGCATGAGGCGCATCACCGACTCTTACTACTAA